A genomic stretch from Vulpes lagopus strain Blue_001 chromosome 11, ASM1834538v1, whole genome shotgun sequence includes:
- the CDCA7 gene encoding cell division cycle-associated protein 7 isoform X1 — protein MDARRVRQKDHGVKKNVKKFRYVKLISMETSSSSDDSCDSFASDNFANTKPKFRSDISEELANVFYEDSDNESFCGFSESEVQDVLDHCGFLQKPRPDVTKELASIFHADSDDESFCGFSESEIQDGMRLQSDHTGCKTRSQCRRSGPLRVAMKFPTQNTRGAASKRAVPPEPSENSVTDSNSDSEDENGMNFLEKRALNIKQNKAMLAKLMSELESFPGSFPGRRSLPGPSSQSKTPRRRTFQGVASRRNPERRARPLTRSRSRILGSLSALPTEEEEEEEEDKYMLVRKRKTVDNYMNEDDVPRSRRAGSMTLPHIIRPVEEITEEELENICNNSREKIYNRTLGSTCHQCRQKTIDTKTNCRNPECWGVRGQFCGPCLRNRYGEEVKDALLDPNWHCPPCRRICNCSFCRQRDGRCATGVLVYLAKYHGFGNVHAYLKSLKQEFEMQA, from the exons ATGGACGCTCGCCGCGTGCGG CAAAAGGATCACGGAGTAAAGAAGAACGTAAAGAAATTTAGATATGTGAAGTTGATTTCCATGGAAACGTCGTCATCCTCTGATGACAGTTGTGACAGCTTTGCTTCTGATAATTTTGCAAACACA aaaccTAAATTCAGGTCAGATATCAGTGAAGAACTGGCAAATGTTTTTTATGAGGACTCTGATAATGAATCTTTCTGCGGCTTTTCAGAAAGTGAGGTGCAAGATGTGTTAGACCATTGTGGATTTTTACAGAAACCAAGGCCAGATGTCACTAAAGAACTGGCCAGTATTTTTCATGCCGACTCTGACGATGAATCATTTTGCGGTTTCTCAGAGAGTGAGATACAAGATGGAATG AGACTGCAGTCAGACCACACTGGCTGTAAGACCCGCAGCCAGTGCAGACGGTCCGGACCCCTCCGAGTGGCCATGAAGTTTCCAACTCAGAACACCAGGGGAGCCGCCAGCAAAAGAGCAGTGCCCCCCGAACCCTCTGAGAATTCTGTGACTGATTCTAATTCCGATTCCGAAGATGAAAATGGAATGAACTTTTTGGAGAAAAGAgctttaaatataaagcaaaacaaagcgATG CTTGCAAAACTAATGTCGGAATTAGAAAGCTTCCCTGGCTCATTCCCTGGAAGGCGTTCCCTACCAGGCCCCAGTTCA CAGTCAAAGACACCCCGAAGGCGTACATTCCAGGGTGTTGCTTCGAGGAGAAACCCTGAACGAAGAGCCCGTCCTCTTACCAGGTCAAGGTCCCGGATCCTTGGGTCTCTTAGTGCTCTACccacagaagaggaggaggaggaggaggaggataagTATATGTTGGTGAGAAAGAGGAAGACCGTGGACAACTACATGAAT GAAGATGACGTGCCCAGAAGTCGTCGCGCTGGATCCATGACCCTTCCACATATAATTCGCCCGGTGGAAGAAATTACAGAGGAAGAGCTGGAGAACATCTGCAACAATTCTCGAGAGAAGATCTATAACCGTACATTG GGATCTACTTGCCATCAATGCCGCCAGAAAACTATTGATACCAAAACAAACTGCAGGAACCCGGAGTGCTGGGGCGTTCGAGGCCAGTTCTGTGGTCCCTGCCTTCGAAACCGTTATGGTGAAGAGGTCAAGGATGCTCTCCTAGATCCA AACTGGCATTGCCCTCCTTGCCGCAGGATCTGCAACTGCAGTTTCTGCCGACAGCGAGACGGGAGGTGTGCAACTGGGGTCCTTGTGTATTTAGCCAAATACCATGGCTTTGGGAACGTGCATGCTTACTTGAAAAG cCTGAAACAGGAATTCGAAATGCAAGCATAG
- the CDCA7 gene encoding cell division cycle-associated protein 7 isoform X2, with protein sequence MDARRVRQKDHGVKKNVKKFRYVKLISMETSSSSDDSCDSFASDNFANTRLQSDHTGCKTRSQCRRSGPLRVAMKFPTQNTRGAASKRAVPPEPSENSVTDSNSDSEDENGMNFLEKRALNIKQNKAMLAKLMSELESFPGSFPGRRSLPGPSSQSKTPRRRTFQGVASRRNPERRARPLTRSRSRILGSLSALPTEEEEEEEEDKYMLVRKRKTVDNYMNEDDVPRSRRAGSMTLPHIIRPVEEITEEELENICNNSREKIYNRTLGSTCHQCRQKTIDTKTNCRNPECWGVRGQFCGPCLRNRYGEEVKDALLDPNWHCPPCRRICNCSFCRQRDGRCATGVLVYLAKYHGFGNVHAYLKSLKQEFEMQA encoded by the exons ATGGACGCTCGCCGCGTGCGG CAAAAGGATCACGGAGTAAAGAAGAACGTAAAGAAATTTAGATATGTGAAGTTGATTTCCATGGAAACGTCGTCATCCTCTGATGACAGTTGTGACAGCTTTGCTTCTGATAATTTTGCAAACACA AGACTGCAGTCAGACCACACTGGCTGTAAGACCCGCAGCCAGTGCAGACGGTCCGGACCCCTCCGAGTGGCCATGAAGTTTCCAACTCAGAACACCAGGGGAGCCGCCAGCAAAAGAGCAGTGCCCCCCGAACCCTCTGAGAATTCTGTGACTGATTCTAATTCCGATTCCGAAGATGAAAATGGAATGAACTTTTTGGAGAAAAGAgctttaaatataaagcaaaacaaagcgATG CTTGCAAAACTAATGTCGGAATTAGAAAGCTTCCCTGGCTCATTCCCTGGAAGGCGTTCCCTACCAGGCCCCAGTTCA CAGTCAAAGACACCCCGAAGGCGTACATTCCAGGGTGTTGCTTCGAGGAGAAACCCTGAACGAAGAGCCCGTCCTCTTACCAGGTCAAGGTCCCGGATCCTTGGGTCTCTTAGTGCTCTACccacagaagaggaggaggaggaggaggaggataagTATATGTTGGTGAGAAAGAGGAAGACCGTGGACAACTACATGAAT GAAGATGACGTGCCCAGAAGTCGTCGCGCTGGATCCATGACCCTTCCACATATAATTCGCCCGGTGGAAGAAATTACAGAGGAAGAGCTGGAGAACATCTGCAACAATTCTCGAGAGAAGATCTATAACCGTACATTG GGATCTACTTGCCATCAATGCCGCCAGAAAACTATTGATACCAAAACAAACTGCAGGAACCCGGAGTGCTGGGGCGTTCGAGGCCAGTTCTGTGGTCCCTGCCTTCGAAACCGTTATGGTGAAGAGGTCAAGGATGCTCTCCTAGATCCA AACTGGCATTGCCCTCCTTGCCGCAGGATCTGCAACTGCAGTTTCTGCCGACAGCGAGACGGGAGGTGTGCAACTGGGGTCCTTGTGTATTTAGCCAAATACCATGGCTTTGGGAACGTGCATGCTTACTTGAAAAG cCTGAAACAGGAATTCGAAATGCAAGCATAG